Proteins from a genomic interval of Pirellulales bacterium:
- a CDS encoding amidohydrolase family protein — protein sequence MWIPKWFRDRKKGVDSPVPTQVVSNEEFIPRPQTKQQKQVEYLINTMGEEKAKYLGMERRAFMASSMGMATCFLASNKVFGNYWDVKEEETLEPGAYEDKYPKSEYFIIDVQAHFTNGLAIGFRNQEFVKNMGFKLDESDEAYAFPNFVKEMFFDSETAMLVISGVPGREQHVDRKGNKAEGPKRGGGPLPSWLMSARKKDINDMAGSVRALCQGNCAPNHYWDMKTNSQDKAALFEQMEREVKMYGIDSWKWYCHTDPGRSGNGFQLDDEKLTYPFYEKSRELGIKKISVHKGFSYQSKTLGHLANPKDVEKAALDNPDLTFVIYHSALQHAPGIEQASLIEKFDPTTGDFAWHDVLMKIKQRNPQINNVYPEIGSSFGTLVVYHPEMCQHLIGKNVKYYGSDHVVWGTDCLWWGSPQWVIDAFKRFQITDEMCEKFGYTKLTKEDKANIFGLNAAKIYGVDAAEQRKNIPKDELSKLKVAYDNFGGARDNAAYGWVRDDTNT from the coding sequence ATGTGGATTCCCAAGTGGTTCCGGGACCGGAAAAAGGGGGTCGACTCCCCCGTTCCTACCCAGGTCGTCTCCAACGAAGAGTTCATTCCACGCCCGCAGACCAAGCAGCAAAAACAGGTCGAGTACCTGATCAACACCATGGGCGAGGAAAAGGCCAAGTACCTCGGCATGGAACGCCGCGCCTTCATGGCCAGCAGCATGGGCATGGCCACGTGCTTTTTGGCCAGCAACAAGGTGTTCGGCAACTACTGGGACGTGAAGGAAGAAGAGACGCTCGAGCCGGGTGCCTACGAGGACAAGTATCCGAAGAGCGAATACTTCATCATCGATGTCCAGGCCCACTTCACCAACGGCCTGGCCATCGGCTTCCGCAATCAAGAGTTCGTCAAGAACATGGGCTTCAAGCTTGACGAGTCGGACGAGGCGTATGCCTTTCCGAACTTCGTCAAGGAAATGTTCTTCGACAGCGAGACGGCGATGCTCGTGATCTCGGGTGTGCCGGGGCGCGAACAGCATGTCGACCGCAAGGGAAACAAGGCCGAAGGGCCGAAACGCGGCGGTGGCCCGCTGCCCAGTTGGTTGATGTCGGCTCGAAAGAAGGACATCAACGATATGGCCGGCAGCGTGCGTGCCCTGTGCCAAGGGAACTGCGCTCCGAACCACTATTGGGACATGAAGACCAATAGCCAGGACAAGGCTGCGCTGTTCGAACAGATGGAGCGCGAAGTCAAGATGTACGGTATCGACTCCTGGAAATGGTATTGCCATACCGATCCAGGGCGCTCGGGCAACGGCTTCCAACTCGACGACGAGAAGCTGACCTACCCGTTCTATGAGAAATCGCGCGAGCTGGGCATCAAGAAGATCAGCGTCCACAAGGGGTTTTCGTACCAGTCCAAGACCCTGGGCCATTTGGCCAACCCGAAGGACGTCGAAAAGGCGGCCCTCGACAATCCGGACCTGACGTTCGTTATTTACCATTCGGCGCTGCAGCACGCGCCGGGCATCGAGCAGGCGTCGCTGATTGAGAAATTCGATCCGACCACGGGCGATTTCGCCTGGCACGACGTGCTCATGAAGATCAAGCAGCGCAATCCGCAGATCAATAACGTCTACCCGGAGATCGGCTCGAGCTTCGGCACGCTCGTGGTTTATCACCCCGAGATGTGCCAGCACTTGATCGGCAAGAACGTCAAGTACTACGGCTCGGACCACGTGGTGTGGGGAACCGACTGCTTATGGTGGGGATCGCCGCAATGGGTGATCGATGCCTTCAAGCGCTTCCAGATCACGGACGAAATGTGCGAGAAGTTCGGCTACACGAAGCTGACGAAGGAAGACAAGGCCAACATCTTCGGCCTCAACGCCGCCAAGATCTACGGCGTCGACGCGGCCGAGCAGCGCAAGAACATCCCCAAGGATGAGCTGTCGAAGCTGAAGGTTGCCTACGACAACTTCGGCGGCGCGCGCGACAACGCCGCCTACGGCTGGGTGCGCGACGACACGAACACCTGA
- a CDS encoding PQQ-binding-like beta-propeller repeat protein: protein MRLCLVLCAVLAAHTAVAGDSWPQFRGPDGQGHTDASNLPTSWSEDENIAWKVSIPGRGWSSPVILGSRIWLTTALDDGHSMRAICLDRASGRTIYDVEVFAVDDPEKINAKNSYASPSPIIEGDHLWVHFGTYGTACLKSESGEVLWTNRELKIDHKEGPGSTPILVGDLLIVHCDGIDHQYIAALDKRTGQQVWKTDRSGSKNPNTDFRKAYSTPLAIDVAGKTQVVSTAADRAYGYDPATGIELWHVDFEGFSNVPRPVMADGLLIIDTGYMKPQLWAIRPEGAGDITETNVVWRVKAQVPANPSPVVVGKHVFMVSDQGVVTCLDAATGKERYKSRLGGNFSASPIANDGHIYFFSEEGDSVVLAAGDKLNEVSRNKLEGRILASPAVVGQAMFLRTNTHLYRIERQPSVAEAAR from the coding sequence ATGCGACTTTGCCTCGTTCTCTGCGCAGTTTTGGCCGCACACACGGCCGTGGCGGGCGATTCCTGGCCGCAGTTTCGCGGGCCGGACGGGCAAGGCCATACCGATGCCTCGAATCTGCCGACGAGCTGGAGCGAAGACGAGAATATCGCCTGGAAGGTTTCCATTCCCGGCCGCGGCTGGTCCTCGCCCGTGATTCTCGGCAGCCGCATCTGGCTGACCACGGCGCTCGACGACGGCCATTCGATGCGGGCGATCTGCCTCGATCGCGCGAGCGGCCGTACGATCTACGATGTGGAGGTGTTCGCGGTCGACGATCCGGAAAAGATCAACGCCAAGAACAGCTACGCATCCCCCAGTCCGATCATCGAAGGAGACCACCTATGGGTTCACTTCGGCACATACGGGACGGCCTGCCTCAAAAGCGAATCGGGCGAAGTGCTGTGGACCAATCGCGAGTTGAAGATCGATCACAAGGAAGGGCCTGGCAGCACGCCGATCCTGGTGGGTGACCTGCTGATCGTGCATTGCGACGGCATCGACCATCAGTACATCGCGGCACTCGACAAGCGCACCGGTCAACAGGTCTGGAAAACCGATCGTAGCGGCAGCAAGAATCCGAACACCGATTTTCGCAAGGCATACTCAACTCCCTTGGCGATTGACGTGGCCGGCAAGACGCAAGTCGTCAGCACCGCTGCCGATCGTGCCTACGGTTACGATCCAGCGACGGGCATTGAGCTTTGGCACGTCGACTTTGAAGGATTCTCGAACGTTCCGCGGCCCGTAATGGCCGACGGTCTCTTGATCATCGACACCGGCTACATGAAGCCACAACTGTGGGCCATCAGACCCGAGGGGGCTGGCGATATCACAGAGACAAACGTCGTGTGGCGCGTGAAGGCACAGGTGCCGGCCAATCCGTCCCCGGTTGTCGTTGGAAAGCACGTGTTCATGGTGAGCGACCAGGGAGTTGTGACGTGCCTGGACGCGGCCACGGGCAAGGAGCGCTACAAATCGCGACTGGGGGGAAACTTTTCGGCCAGCCCCATCGCGAATGATGGGCATATCTACTTCTTTTCCGAGGAGGGGGACAGCGTCGTTCTCGCCGCCGGCGACAAGCTGAACGAGGTGTCGCGCAATAAACTCGAGGGACGAATCCTGGCGTCGCCGGCCGTTGTCGGGCAAGCAATGTTCCTGCGCACCAATACGCACTTGTATCGCATCGAGCGGCAGCCGTCGGTGGCCGAGGCCGCGCGCTAA
- a CDS encoding glycoside hydrolase family 2 TIM barrel-domain containing protein, translated as MRRRFVCGLFFLSLLIVARPAVADDWKPAAGPLLTRFAKEVRPDKVWTEYPRPQMVRRQWHNLNGLWQFAVAGRDANPPIGKQLTQQILVPFPVESALSGVMKNAERVWYRRKFSVPQAWSGKHILLHFGAVDWDTTVWVNGKKIGSHRGGYDPFDFDITGALVDGGEQELIVGVYDPTDAGTQPRGKQVRKPHGIWYTPTTGIWQTVWLEPVPDEHVTSLRIVPDLKAGVVRVTVQGSAAAEDLPVRLTALSGEEPVATGTGKIGQTVELALPDPHPWSPADPFLYGLKVVIGDVERESDAVDSYFGMRDISIGKGPQGTMRLLLNGSALFQYGPLDQGFWPDGLYTAPSDAAQRFDLEVTKRLGFNMVRKHVKVEPERWYYWCDKMGLLVWQDMPSGDRSVASGKGELKRTADSAQQFESELTRMIETHINHPSIVMWVVFNEGWGQYDTARMTRFAEELDPSRLVCGASGWNDMQTGDVHDIHVYPGPGSPAPEDDRAAVLGEFGGLGLPLVGHTWQNEKNWGYRNLSSKEELNDGYLKLIDGLRPLIADPGLSAAVYTQTTDVEIEVNGLMTYDRDVIKVDEHAAAAAAARLYLPPPSVRLLVPTSKQTPQHWLYTLNTPSTKWALPEFDDKSWSDAPGGFGTSDTPGAVVGTVWNTSDIWLRRRFTLGDVDRENVFLRLHHDEDADIYLNGVLAAKVTGYSTDYELVSIAPKARAALRAGENILAIHCHQTGGGQYIDAGLVEVTEQLVAE; from the coding sequence ATGCGCCGACGCTTCGTGTGTGGCCTCTTTTTTTTGTCGTTGTTGATCGTCGCGCGGCCGGCCGTGGCCGACGACTGGAAGCCGGCAGCCGGCCCGCTCTTGACCCGTTTTGCCAAAGAGGTTCGGCCCGACAAGGTCTGGACCGAATACCCCAGGCCGCAGATGGTCCGCCGGCAGTGGCACAACCTCAACGGGCTGTGGCAATTCGCCGTGGCGGGGCGCGACGCGAATCCACCGATCGGCAAGCAGTTGACGCAACAGATCCTGGTCCCGTTTCCGGTCGAATCGGCGCTTTCCGGCGTAATGAAAAATGCCGAACGCGTCTGGTATCGGCGGAAGTTCTCCGTGCCGCAGGCCTGGTCCGGCAAGCACATCCTGCTGCATTTCGGCGCCGTCGATTGGGACACCACGGTGTGGGTGAACGGCAAGAAGATCGGCTCGCACCGCGGTGGCTACGATCCCTTTGATTTCGACATTACCGGCGCGCTCGTCGACGGCGGAGAGCAAGAGCTGATTGTCGGCGTCTATGACCCCACGGATGCGGGCACTCAACCGCGCGGCAAGCAAGTGCGCAAACCGCACGGCATCTGGTACACCCCGACGACCGGCATCTGGCAGACCGTGTGGCTCGAGCCGGTGCCCGACGAGCACGTGACATCGCTACGCATCGTGCCCGATTTAAAGGCGGGAGTCGTGCGTGTGACGGTGCAGGGCTCGGCCGCCGCCGAAGATTTACCGGTGCGGTTGACCGCTCTGTCGGGCGAGGAGCCGGTTGCGACCGGCACGGGCAAGATCGGCCAGACGGTCGAGCTGGCCCTGCCCGACCCACATCCCTGGAGCCCCGCCGATCCGTTTCTCTATGGCCTAAAAGTGGTCATCGGCGACGTCGAGCGCGAAAGCGATGCGGTCGATAGCTACTTCGGCATGCGCGATATTTCCATTGGCAAGGGGCCGCAGGGCACCATGCGTTTGCTGCTCAACGGCAGCGCCCTGTTTCAATACGGACCGCTTGACCAGGGCTTCTGGCCCGACGGTCTTTACACCGCACCCAGCGATGCCGCACAGCGCTTCGATCTGGAAGTGACCAAGCGGCTCGGCTTCAACATGGTGCGCAAGCACGTGAAGGTCGAGCCCGAGCGCTGGTACTACTGGTGCGACAAGATGGGGCTGCTGGTCTGGCAAGACATGCCCAGCGGCGATCGCTCGGTGGCCTCGGGCAAGGGAGAGTTGAAGCGCACGGCCGACTCGGCCCAACAGTTCGAAAGCGAACTGACGCGAATGATCGAGACGCACATCAACCATCCGTCGATCGTGATGTGGGTCGTCTTCAACGAAGGGTGGGGGCAGTACGACACGGCGCGGATGACGCGCTTCGCGGAAGAACTCGACCCATCGCGGCTCGTTTGCGGCGCGAGCGGCTGGAACGACATGCAAACAGGAGACGTCCACGATATTCACGTCTACCCCGGGCCGGGCTCGCCGGCGCCCGAGGATGATCGCGCGGCAGTGCTTGGCGAATTTGGTGGCCTGGGGCTGCCGCTGGTGGGGCACACCTGGCAGAACGAAAAGAATTGGGGCTATCGCAATCTGTCATCGAAAGAAGAGTTGAACGATGGTTACCTGAAACTGATCGATGGCTTGCGCCCGCTGATTGCCGATCCGGGCCTTAGCGCCGCGGTATACACGCAGACCACGGATGTCGAAATCGAAGTCAACGGCCTGATGACGTACGATCGCGATGTGATCAAGGTCGACGAGCACGCGGCCGCGGCCGCCGCAGCCAGGCTCTATCTACCCCCTCCGTCGGTGCGGTTGCTCGTGCCGACTTCGAAGCAAACCCCGCAGCACTGGCTGTACACGCTCAATACGCCTTCGACGAAGTGGGCACTGCCGGAGTTCGACGACAAAAGTTGGAGCGACGCCCCGGGCGGCTTCGGCACCAGTGACACACCCGGCGCGGTCGTCGGCACGGTGTGGAACACCTCTGACATCTGGCTGCGCCGGCGTTTTACGCTCGGCGACGTCGATCGTGAGAACGTCTTCCTGCGGCTGCATCACGACGAGGACGCCGATATCTACTTAAACGGCGTACTGGCGGCCAAGGTAACCGGCTACTCGACCGATTATGAATTGGTGTCGATCGCGCCAAAAGCTCGCGCGGCGCTGCGCGCCGGCGAGAACATACTGGCCATCCATTGCCACCAGACGGGTGGCGGGCAATATATCGACGCCGGACTGGTCGAGGTCACCGAGCAGTTGGTGGCCGAATAG
- a CDS encoding PEP-CTERM sorting domain-containing protein, whose translation MNSTKNPGVIAFFALLFGSAITAQAGTITYTTANNTVGGRPVDAQVTFVTGPNEVTVTLENLETKISDISQVISGVSFALDDLKTSTTIGASAGVERTVNSNKTFSDGASVPTGWEILLDGQSMQLMLPDGMDDHSIIGPASGTKYTNANSTIAGNSDNNAFLSGPVSFVIPVNGVTSATTVDWAVFHFGICACYVQACNSFVPEPSSVAMVGMALGCGAIAAWRRRRA comes from the coding sequence ATGAATTCGACAAAAAATCCTGGTGTCATTGCCTTTTTCGCTCTCCTGTTCGGATCGGCAATCACGGCCCAGGCCGGCACGATCACTTATACGACCGCCAACAACACGGTCGGTGGCAGGCCGGTGGATGCCCAGGTGACATTCGTGACGGGCCCGAATGAAGTCACGGTTACGCTGGAAAACTTGGAAACCAAAATCAGCGACATCTCTCAAGTCATCAGTGGCGTCTCTTTTGCCCTGGACGATCTCAAGACCAGCACCACGATCGGTGCCAGCGCCGGCGTCGAGCGCACGGTCAACTCGAACAAGACGTTCAGCGATGGTGCGTCGGTCCCCACCGGTTGGGAAATACTGCTTGACGGCCAAAGCATGCAACTCATGCTTCCCGATGGCATGGACGATCACTCGATCATCGGACCTGCCAGCGGTACAAAGTACACGAATGCCAATTCCACGATTGCTGGCAATTCGGACAACAACGCATTCCTGTCCGGGCCTGTTTCGTTCGTGATTCCCGTAAACGGCGTCACCTCGGCGACGACCGTCGATTGGGCCGTCTTTCACTTCGGCATTTGCGCCTGCTATGTCCAGGCTTGCAACTCGTTCGTTCCCGAACCTTCGAGTGTGGCTATGGTCGGCATGGCGTTGGGTTGCGGTGCCATTGCCGCGTGGCGACGCCGCCGCGCTTAG
- a CDS encoding PH domain-containing protein: MKQAIAGVAPSEVSEVTIMTVWPSIGMTGLGRFLGRAFESRLGVGNILTLGNFLKLATIPVTLGLFFAMLLVPGMNRRYRLTNRRLLIESGLSPKIQSAVLLEDFDAIDIEVLPGQEWYPCGEMIFRKGKVETFRLSAVPRPEAFAQVCLKAQRAHASVKSVMAHQTPVTV; encoded by the coding sequence ATGAAACAAGCGATTGCTGGTGTCGCTCCGTCTGAAGTGAGTGAAGTCACGATCATGACCGTCTGGCCGTCGATCGGCATGACCGGCCTGGGGCGATTCCTCGGGCGGGCCTTTGAAAGCCGCCTGGGCGTCGGCAACATCCTCACGCTGGGCAATTTCCTGAAGCTGGCCACGATCCCCGTCACGCTCGGCCTGTTCTTCGCCATGCTGCTAGTGCCGGGCATGAATCGCCGCTATCGGCTGACGAATCGCCGGTTGCTCATCGAGTCGGGCCTCAGCCCCAAGATCCAAAGCGCCGTTTTGCTCGAAGACTTCGACGCCATCGACATCGAAGTGCTGCCCGGGCAAGAGTGGTATCCCTGTGGCGAGATGATCTTTCGCAAGGGCAAGGTCGAAACGTTCCGCCTCTCGGCCGTCCCGCGCCCCGAAGCATTCGCTCAAGTGTGTCTGAAGGCGCAGCGAGCGCACGCGTCGGTGAAAAGCGTCATGGCCCATCAAACGCCGGTCACCGTATAA